From one Rhodamnia argentea isolate NSW1041297 chromosome 1, ASM2092103v1, whole genome shotgun sequence genomic stretch:
- the LOC115754553 gene encoding uncharacterized protein LOC115754553, with the protein MGLDVAWYDFVCFGIVGVALLGSLWLIWRKEGACRCDDNSLYESLLVGRPESDGSMQGSVPKSHVGSSQLWTSCWRGVHPGWLLGTRLCSFLILAGFMFKDIDDWGVSVYIYYTEWTFTLVMIYFGVGSVVSAYGCWMYHMPSPSTNGSGSEFKRDLEESRTTAPNPDAEQEARGSRLRRHYTEEEILQRAGFWGYLMQVLYQTCTGAVVMTDVVFWCVIVPFLSTARLGLNVLMGCMHTLNAFLLLVDTALNSLPFPWFRFVYFMLWSSIYVIFQWVIHACGFSWWPYPFLVLSTPWAPLWYFVLAVLHIPCYSIYALIIKAKNSFLPRLCPHCFVRSG; encoded by the exons ATGGGGCTGGACGTCGCCTGGTACGACTTCGTCTGCTTCGGCATTGTGGGCGTCGCGCTTCTCGGGTCCCTGTGGCTTATCTGGAGGAAAGAGGGCGCTTGCCGGTGCGACGACAACAGCTTGTACGAGAGCTTGCTCGTGGGTCGGCCCGAGAGTGATGGGTCGATGCAGGGCTCCGTCCCGAAGAGCCACGTGGGCTCGTCGCAGCTCTGGACCAGCTGCTGGCGTGGGGTTCACCCGGGCTGGCTCTTGGGGACGCGGCTCTGCTCGTTCCTGATATTGGCCGGGTTCATGTTCAAGGATATCGATGACTGGGGCGTGAGCGTGTACATCTATTACACCGA GTGGACTTTCACTCTAGTTATGATCTATTTTGGG GTAGGGTCTGTTGTGTCTGCATATGGGTGCTGGATGTATCACATGCCATCTCCTTCTACAAATGGATCTGGGAGTGAGTTCAAGAGGGATTTGGAAGAGAGTAGGACAACTGCTCCTAACCCAGATGCAGAACAAGAAGCCAGGGGCTCCAGGTTGAGACGCCACTACACTGAAGAGGAGATCCTGCAAAGAGCAGGATTTTGGGGATATCTGATGCAAGTTTTATATCAG ACTTGTACAGGAGCTGTAGTCATGACAGATGTTGTCTTTTGGTGCGTGATAGTCCCGTTCTTGTCTACAGCACGTCTTGGCCTGAATGTG TTGATGGGGTGCATGCACACCCTGAATGCCTTCTTACTCCTAGTTGATACTGCACTCAACAGTCTT CCATTCCCATGGTTCCGGTTCGTATACTTCATGCTCTGGAGCTCTATCTATGTCATTTTTCAGTGGGTCATCCATGCCTgtggtttttcatg GTGGCCCTATCCATTTCTTGTCCTATCGACACCGTGGGCTCCTCTATG GTATTTTGTCCTCGCAGTTCTTCACATTCCTTGCTACAGCATATACGCTCTGATCATAAAGGCGAaaaattcttttcttcccaGATTGTGTCCCCATTGTTTTGTGAGGTCGGGTTAG